From the genome of Sinanaerobacter sp. ZZT-01:
AGACAAAGTATTTGAAGCAACGGCAGAAGCGGTGGAAGAAGCGGTAATCAGTTCGATTTATCATGCAGAGACGGTAAAGGGCATCAGAGATAAAGAAGTATTTGCTTTAAAAGAATTTTTATAGGATGGATGAGAGGATAAAGATGAAAGTATTTATCAGCGCTGATATAGAAGGCGTAACTGGTGTTACCAGTTGGTGTGAAACGAGATATGGCGGACAGGGGTATGAAGCAGCCTGCAGGCAAATGACTTTGGAGGTGGCAGCGGCATGTAGAGCAGCCATGAAACTGGGATACGAAGTGGTGGTTAAGGATGGACATGAAGATGCTTTAAATATCGATTTGACACAATTGCCAAAAGGTGTACAGTTAATTCGGGGATGGATGACCACTCCGGCATCTATGATGGGTGGACTGGATGAGAGTTTTGCCGCAGCTGTTTACATTGGATACCATTCTCCTGAAGGAAGCGATGCAAGTCCATTAGCGCATACCATGGAACATGATTTATTCAACTGGATAAAAATTAATGGAGAGTTAGCTTCGGAGTTTTTATTGAATGCACTTTGGGCAACAGCTCATGGGGTTGCCTCTGTGTTTCTTTCGGGAGATGACGGCATGTGCCGTTTGGCTCAAAAGAGCCATCCAGAAATCTTTACCGTAGCCACAAAGAAGGGAATTGGTAATGCTGTATGGAATATTCATCCGGAAGAGTCTATAGAAAAAATCGAAAAAGGTGTGGAAAAAGCATTGGAAGCCGGAATCGGATTAATGCCCATTGAAAAGGAATATAATATGATTATTAATTTCAAAGAGCATCAAAATGCCAGAAGAGCATCTTGGTATCCAGGAGCAAAACAAACGGACAGCAATACGGTGGAATATACAGCAGAAACACCTTGGAAATTAAGTGTGGCACGCATGTTCATGACAGAAATATAGCCTAAGCTTGTTCACTTATTAGAGGTGAAAGTGATCCAAAAGCCTTGTTTAATTTTATTTTGAACAGGGCTTAAATAATCCAAGGTACATAAAATAGATAGAAGAAAAGAGTATCATTATGCCTTATTAAGATATTGAATTCATATCCAGAAATGAGAATATAATCATGCTGTGTCAGAATATGCATATGGCTGGTACAAGCAGGTTCGTCCACATTCGTACAACGCATATCAGACACCGTTTGAAGCTAGATTTGATTAGGGTTAATTAGATGGTGGTGTTACAAAAATGCTTGACCATTTCATGTAGTTTCTGCTGTTGTGACCTTCCTTTTTCTATAAATAACAAATCACTTGACAAAGGTCTTAGATGCGATAAAATAAAAGATAAGCTGTTTTACCATATGAACAGTAAAATTGAATAGGACGCTGTGAAAAAGAGGAGTACCGGGAAAATGCTTTATGAGAGAACGAAATCCGTGGCTGAAAGATTTCGAAAGCCTCTGCCTTGGGAAGGTTGCTTTGGAGCGTAACAAAAAAGAGAGTCAAAGCAAGGCGAAAGCCTGCGCAGTCTTTGCGCGTCCGATGCAGCATTGCTTTGAAATAAAGGTGGTACCGCGGAAAGAATCCGTCCTTTAAGGAATATTCCTTAAAGGGCGTTTTTAGTTAGAAGAATAATTTCAAAGAAAAGGAATCATAAATAGGAAGAAAAGAGAGGATTGCCAGATGGAAAAAAACTTAGCCAAGACTTACAGTCCAAAAGAATTTGAGGATCGAATCTATCAGGATTGGGAAAACAGCGGTGCATTTCACGCTGAAAGAGATGAAAATAAAAAGCCGTTTACCATTGTTATGCCGCCGCCAAACATCACGGGCCAGCTGCACATGGGACATGCGCTAGATCAGACCTTGCAGGACGTTTTGACGCGCTTTAAGAGAATGCAAGGCTATTGTGCACTTTGGCTTCCGGGAACGGACCATGCCAGCATTGCAACAGAAGTTAAGGTTGTCGAAAAGCTGCGTGCAGAAGAAGGAAAGACAAAAGAAGAAATCGGGCGAGAAGAGTTTTTAAAGAGAGCCTGGGCATGGAAGAAGGAGTATGGCGAACGAATTGAGAATCAGATTCGAAAGCTCGGAAGTTCGTGCGATTGGGAAAGAGAACGCTTTACGATGGATGAAGGCTGTAGTCAGGCTGTCTTAGAGCAGTTTGTGCGCTTATATGAGAAGGGCTTGATTTACAAAGGGAGCCGTATTATTAATTGGTGTCCGGAATGTAAAACCTCTTTGTCCGATGCAGAAGTAGAGCATGAAGATAAAAATGGAAAATATTGGTATTTTCGTTATCCGGGTGAAGACGGAGGGGAAGGTGTCGTTGTGGCAACTTCACGGCCGGAGACTATGTTCGGTGATGTAGCGATCGCTGTAAATCCAAGCGATGAACGATACCAGGATATCGTGGGGAAAAAAGTGATTCTTCCACTCGTAGGACGCGCGATTCCGGTGATTGCTGACCCATATCCGGATCCCGAGAAAGGAACCGGCGCGGTTAAAATTACACCGGCGCACGACCCGAATGACTTTGAAGTGGGCGAACGTCATAATCTGGAGAATTTGACTTGCATCAACGAAGATGCAACGATGAACCATGAAGCCGGAAAATATGAAGGCATGAGTCGTTACGAATGCAGGAAGGCTTGGGTTTCCGATTTGGAAAGTGCGGGTTTCCTTGTAAAAACAGAAGAGAAGGTCATTCCGTCCGGTGAATGCTACCGCTGTCATACCGTGGTAGAGCCGATGGTGAGTGATCAGTGGTTTGTCGCGATGGAAGAGCTTGCAAAGCCTGCGATTGAAGCCGCGAAAACAAAGGCACTTACACACGTTCCGGACCGTTTTGAAAAAATTTACTTGCACTGGTTGGAAGAAATTCGAGACTGGTGTATTTCCAGACAGCTTTGGTGGGGCCACCGTATCCCTGCATATTACTGCGACGATTGCGGAGCGCTCATGGTTTCAAAAGAAGCGCCTGAAAGCTGCAGCAAGTGCAACAGTACACACCTCCATCAGGACGAAGATGTGCTGGATACTTGGTTTAGTTCCGCGCTGTGGCCATTTTCAACCCTAGGCTGGCCGAATGAAACCGAAGATTTAAAATACTTCTACCCGACTGATGTTCTTGTTACCGGATATGATATCATTTTCTTCTGGGTTGTCCGTATGGTATTTTCCGGTCTTGATGTGATGGGTGAAGTGCCGTTTAAATATGTATATGTACATGGACTGGTTCGGGATGCCGAAGGCAGAAAGATGAGCAAATCACTTGGAAATGGCATTGACCCGCTGGAAATCATCGACCAGTTTGGTGCAGATGCACTGCGTTTCATGCTGATGACAGGCATTACACCGGGCAATGATATGCGCTTTCAGACAGATAAACTGGAATCGAGCCGGAACTTTGCAAATAAGCTTTGGAATGCCTCACGTTTTGTAATCATGAACCTGCAGGATGAAGACGGAAACTTGAGAGCAATGGAAGCAGAGAAAAAAGGCTTACCGAAGATTGCATTAAGAGAAGAAGACAAGTGGATTCTCTCTAAAATAAATGCCGCGGCAAAAGAGATTACTGCGAACATGGAACGGTTTGAGCTGTCCTTAGGCGCACAGAAGATTTACGAATTGATTTGGAATGAATATTGCGACTGGTATATTGAGCTTGTGAAAGCAAGACTCTATGGTGATGATGAAGAGGACAAGAAGGTTGCCCGCTTTGTTCTCGTGAGAGCACTGAAAGATATGTTAAAGCTTCTACATCCGTTTATGCCGTTTATTACCGAGGAAATTTGGAGCTTCCTTCCACGAGAAGACGATGCAGAGAAATTCCTTATGGGCGAGAACTGGCCGGTTTACAGTGAGGAACTGGCATTTGAAGAAGAAGTGGAGAATTTAGAGCTTACAATGGATGTGATTCGCAGCATCCGTAACATTCGTGCGGAAGCAGAAGCGGCACCTTCAAAGAAGCTGCATGCGGTTATCTTCGCTTCTGGCAAAGAGAAGGACTATTTAAAGAGTACGGAACGTCACATAAAAAGCATTGCCAATATTGTAGAAATACATTATATCCATGATCGTGCGGAGATTCCGGAAGAAGTGATGTCTGCGGTTATAAATCGTGTGGAAATTTTTATTCCGCTGGATGATCTTTTGGATTATAAAGCAGAATTAGAGCGTTTACAAAAAGAAAAGAAACGGCTGACCGGCGAAGTAGCACGTGTGAAAGGTAAACTTTCTAATGAAGGCTTTGTAAGTAAAGCACCGGAAGCAGTCATTTCCGCAGAGAGAGAGAAGATGCAAAAATATGAGGATATGCTGGAAAAAGTGATCGCACGTCTCACATTGGTGGAAAAGAAATTATCATGATGACATATGAACAAACATTAGAAAAGATACACGAATTTGGAAGATTTGGAAGTAAATTAGGATTAGAACGGATGCGTACACTTATGGCTTATTTGGGAAATCCACAGGATTATCTCAAAGTGATTCACGTAGCCGGAACGAACGGGAAAGGGTCGGTTTGCCGTTACCTTTATTCCGTATTGTTGGAGCATGGATATAGGGCGGGGTTATATACCTCTCCCTATATTGAGAAATTTACAGAGCGTATTGAAAGAAATGGCGAGCCTATTTCTGAAAAAGATTTAAGCATTTGTACGGCGGAAGTATTGACGCAGACAGAAAAATTAATTCAGGATGGATTTGAATCACCGACGGAGTTTGAAATAATTACAGCAATTGCTTTTCTTTACTTTTGGAAGAAAAAAGTAGACTATGTTGTACTGGAAGTTGGATTGGGAGGAAAAGGCGATTCGACAAATATTGTGAAAAAGCCTCTTGCCGCGGTGATTACTTCGATTTCTTTTGATCATATGGAATATTTAGGTGATACTTTGGAGAAAATTGCTTATGAGAAAGCCGGGATTATAAAAGAGAAGGTCCCCGTTATAAGTAATGTGAAGGATCGTAATGCTTCGAAAGCAATTGCTTCTATTGCAAAAAACAAGCATGCACCTTTTTATGATCTTGCAGATCGCAATTCCGTTTCAAAAGACTGTACGATTCAAAATGTGAGCTTGAATCGCACAACAATGGATAGTTACCATTTTTCTGCAAAGATAATGGATACTGTTTATGATGATATAGCATTGACAATGATTGGT
Proteins encoded in this window:
- a CDS encoding M55 family metallopeptidase codes for the protein MKVFISADIEGVTGVTSWCETRYGGQGYEAACRQMTLEVAAACRAAMKLGYEVVVKDGHEDALNIDLTQLPKGVQLIRGWMTTPASMMGGLDESFAAAVYIGYHSPEGSDASPLAHTMEHDLFNWIKINGELASEFLLNALWATAHGVASVFLSGDDGMCRLAQKSHPEIFTVATKKGIGNAVWNIHPEESIEKIEKGVEKALEAGIGLMPIEKEYNMIINFKEHQNARRASWYPGAKQTDSNTVEYTAETPWKLSVARMFMTEI
- a CDS encoding valine--tRNA ligase; its protein translation is MEKNLAKTYSPKEFEDRIYQDWENSGAFHAERDENKKPFTIVMPPPNITGQLHMGHALDQTLQDVLTRFKRMQGYCALWLPGTDHASIATEVKVVEKLRAEEGKTKEEIGREEFLKRAWAWKKEYGERIENQIRKLGSSCDWERERFTMDEGCSQAVLEQFVRLYEKGLIYKGSRIINWCPECKTSLSDAEVEHEDKNGKYWYFRYPGEDGGEGVVVATSRPETMFGDVAIAVNPSDERYQDIVGKKVILPLVGRAIPVIADPYPDPEKGTGAVKITPAHDPNDFEVGERHNLENLTCINEDATMNHEAGKYEGMSRYECRKAWVSDLESAGFLVKTEEKVIPSGECYRCHTVVEPMVSDQWFVAMEELAKPAIEAAKTKALTHVPDRFEKIYLHWLEEIRDWCISRQLWWGHRIPAYYCDDCGALMVSKEAPESCSKCNSTHLHQDEDVLDTWFSSALWPFSTLGWPNETEDLKYFYPTDVLVTGYDIIFFWVVRMVFSGLDVMGEVPFKYVYVHGLVRDAEGRKMSKSLGNGIDPLEIIDQFGADALRFMLMTGITPGNDMRFQTDKLESSRNFANKLWNASRFVIMNLQDEDGNLRAMEAEKKGLPKIALREEDKWILSKINAAAKEITANMERFELSLGAQKIYELIWNEYCDWYIELVKARLYGDDEEDKKVARFVLVRALKDMLKLLHPFMPFITEEIWSFLPREDDAEKFLMGENWPVYSEELAFEEEVENLELTMDVIRSIRNIRAEAEAAPSKKLHAVIFASGKEKDYLKSTERHIKSIANIVEIHYIHDRAEIPEEVMSAVINRVEIFIPLDDLLDYKAELERLQKEKKRLTGEVARVKGKLSNEGFVSKAPEAVISAEREKMQKYEDMLEKVIARLTLVEKKLS
- a CDS encoding folylpolyglutamate synthase/dihydrofolate synthase family protein, translated to MMTYEQTLEKIHEFGRFGSKLGLERMRTLMAYLGNPQDYLKVIHVAGTNGKGSVCRYLYSVLLEHGYRAGLYTSPYIEKFTERIERNGEPISEKDLSICTAEVLTQTEKLIQDGFESPTEFEIITAIAFLYFWKKKVDYVVLEVGLGGKGDSTNIVKKPLAAVITSISFDHMEYLGDTLEKIAYEKAGIIKEKVPVISNVKDRNASKAIASIAKNKHAPFYDLADRNSVSKDCTIQNVSLNRTTMDSYHFSAKIMDTVYDDIALTMIGEHQVENALCALTALEILKKEHIIDLSKQMILQGMKKAKQIGRFEVLQKKPYVIIDGAHNDDGAKALSNALRKHFSGRRILLIIGMLADKEIDKMISDFADTGAVLVATQPDNPRKLNAEDLCLKIKRAGFHCVFAGLPEEAVRYAKKKQDNFDAIVFAGSLYLIGNIREMWNHEEYERA